One Amycolatopsis thermophila DNA segment encodes these proteins:
- the yidD gene encoding membrane protein insertion efficiency factor YidD, which translates to MNDASTESGSAHAVERPGPVAQVLLLPLRFYRRFISPYLPPSCRFYPSCSTYAVEALTRFGAAKGSYLALRRLLRCGPWTMPGRDPVPEVFSWRHQRPGLSTEE; encoded by the coding sequence GTGAATGACGCCAGCACGGAAAGCGGTAGCGCGCACGCGGTCGAGCGCCCCGGGCCGGTGGCCCAGGTCCTGCTGCTCCCGCTGCGGTTCTACCGCCGGTTCATCTCGCCCTACCTCCCGCCGAGCTGCCGCTTCTACCCCAGCTGCAGCACGTACGCGGTCGAGGCCCTGACCCGCTTCGGCGCCGCGAAGGGCAGTTACCTCGCCCTCCGCCGGCTGCTGCGCTGCGGCCCGTGGACGATGCCCGGCCGCGACCCGGTGCCTGAGGTGTTCTCGTGGCGCCACCAGAGACCTGGTTTGTCAACCGAGGAGTAG
- the rsmG gene encoding 16S rRNA (guanine(527)-N(7))-methyltransferase RsmG encodes MEGWRVVPVPEVAGRVFGDGLERAVQFAEMLERFGVERGLIGPREVERLWDRHLLNSAVVGERIDSGSTVIDVGSGAGFPGVPLTIARPDLDVVLVEPMARRAEWLNEVAETLKLDVTVVRGRAEEKSVRQQVGTADVVTSRAVAPLARLAGWCLPLVREGGMMLAVKGASARDEVARDATAVARVGGGAPTVSECGVGVLETPTTVVRVERVRSVRRPRRAG; translated from the coding sequence ATGGAGGGGTGGCGAGTGGTGCCGGTGCCCGAGGTGGCGGGGCGAGTGTTCGGAGACGGGCTGGAGCGGGCCGTTCAGTTCGCTGAGATGCTCGAGCGGTTCGGCGTCGAGCGGGGGTTGATCGGGCCGCGGGAGGTTGAGCGGCTCTGGGATCGGCACCTCCTCAACTCCGCCGTCGTCGGGGAGCGGATCGACTCCGGGTCCACCGTGATCGATGTCGGGTCGGGTGCCGGGTTCCCCGGGGTCCCGTTGACGATCGCGCGGCCGGATCTCGACGTGGTCCTCGTCGAGCCCATGGCGAGGCGTGCCGAGTGGTTGAACGAAGTCGCCGAGACGCTCAAGCTGGATGTCACCGTCGTGCGGGGTCGGGCCGAAGAGAAGTCGGTTCGACAGCAGGTGGGCACGGCGGACGTCGTCACGTCGCGGGCGGTGGCGCCCCTCGCGCGGTTGGCGGGCTGGTGCCTTCCGCTCGTCCGCGAGGGTGGCATGATGCTCGCAGTCAAGGGAGCTAGTGCCCGGGACGAAGTTGCCCGTGATGCGACGGCGGTTGCCCGTGTCGGTGGGGGTGCTCCCACGGTCTCTGAATGCGGGGTCGGCGTACTCGAGACACCGACGACCGTGGTGCGGGTGGAGCGCGTGCGCAGTGTTCGGCGACCGCGGCGTGCGGGATGA
- a CDS encoding EamA family transporter, producing the protein MRATPVLLVLGSVVSVQAGQAFGKQLFAQAGPGAVVALRLGFAALVLLAIHRPSLPSRRELVPVLGFGAAIAGMNLIYPALLFLPMGVASALQLLGPLAIAVATARRARDVALSLVAGFGVWLFHAPSGTTMPAAGVALALLSAASMGGYLLLSRKVGASVQDGSMLALAVTVAAVLVMPFGATTAVWRPSLLLAGFGVAVLSAVVPYSLDLAALRRIPPGTVAVLESLEAAVAGLAGAVLLGERLPFAAWAGIACVTASAAATGRAAARNL; encoded by the coding sequence ATGCGAGCCACCCCGGTACTCCTCGTCCTCGGCAGCGTCGTGAGCGTCCAGGCGGGCCAGGCGTTCGGCAAGCAACTCTTCGCCCAGGCCGGTCCCGGCGCCGTGGTGGCGCTGCGGCTCGGGTTCGCCGCGCTCGTGCTGCTCGCGATCCACCGGCCGTCGTTGCCGTCGCGCCGGGAACTGGTGCCGGTGCTGGGTTTCGGCGCGGCGATCGCCGGGATGAACCTCATCTACCCCGCGCTGCTGTTCCTGCCGATGGGGGTGGCGAGCGCGTTGCAGTTGCTCGGTCCGCTCGCGATCGCGGTCGCCACGGCACGACGTGCGCGGGACGTGGCGCTCTCACTCGTCGCCGGGTTCGGCGTGTGGTTGTTCCACGCGCCATCGGGCACGACGATGCCCGCGGCGGGTGTCGCGCTCGCTCTGCTGTCCGCCGCGTCGATGGGTGGATACCTGTTGTTGAGCCGGAAGGTCGGCGCGAGTGTCCAGGATGGATCGATGCTGGCGCTCGCCGTGACGGTCGCCGCGGTGCTCGTGATGCCGTTCGGTGCGACCACCGCGGTGTGGCGCCCTTCCTTGCTCCTGGCCGGATTCGGCGTCGCCGTGTTGTCGGCCGTCGTGCCGTACTCACTCGATCTGGCCGCCCTGCGGAGGATTCCACCCGGCACCGTCGCGGTACTCGAAAGCCTGGAGGCAGCGGTGGCGGGACTCGCCGGCGCGGTGCTCCTCGGCGAGCGGCTGCCGTTCGCCGCCTGGGCCGGAATCGCTTGTGTGACAGCGAGTGCGGCCGCGACGGGACGCGCTGCGGCGCGAAACCTGTGA
- the yidC gene encoding membrane protein insertase YidC, which yields MLDFIYYPVSFILWCWHKVFGFVFGADNAIAWILAIIFLTFTVRGIMFKPFVNQVRSMKKMQEFAPELKKIQKKYANDRQRQAAEMQKLQKEHGVNPLGSCLPMLLQIPVFIGLNWVLRAFSINPHPGQPKTENYFFNQQGVESYVNAKLFGVNIGEAIHNTSMLGGAGGGWHWNVAPVAIPLMILASILTHLTARHSAQRQNLNPDSLTPQTAMMQKLTMYIFPLGVLVFGAFFPIGLLFYWLANNGWTLMQQRLVYTRIDKEEAARKAEAAEKRNSLAPRPGAKPKPGQKPAQQQKKATDDEAPAETSSSDGQPATGQNKPGSKAGSPHRFPQQGPRPQNGSAQKRKKPSQGGKNSGQKGSGQKRR from the coding sequence GTGCTCGACTTCATCTACTACCCCGTGTCCTTCATCCTGTGGTGTTGGCACAAGGTCTTCGGGTTCGTCTTCGGGGCCGACAACGCCATCGCGTGGATCCTCGCGATCATCTTCCTGACCTTCACGGTCCGCGGCATCATGTTCAAGCCGTTCGTGAACCAGGTCCGGTCGATGAAGAAGATGCAGGAGTTCGCGCCGGAACTGAAGAAGATTCAGAAGAAGTACGCGAACGACCGGCAACGCCAGGCCGCGGAGATGCAGAAGCTCCAGAAGGAGCACGGCGTCAACCCGCTCGGCAGCTGTCTGCCGATGCTGCTGCAGATCCCGGTGTTCATCGGTCTGAACTGGGTGCTGCGCGCGTTCTCGATCAACCCGCACCCGGGCCAGCCGAAGACCGAGAACTACTTCTTCAACCAGCAGGGCGTCGAGTCCTACGTCAACGCGAAGCTGTTCGGCGTCAACATCGGCGAGGCGATCCACAACACCTCCATGCTCGGTGGTGCCGGTGGCGGCTGGCACTGGAACGTGGCGCCGGTCGCGATCCCGCTGATGATCCTCGCGTCGATCCTGACGCACCTGACGGCGCGGCACTCGGCGCAGCGGCAGAACCTGAACCCGGATTCGCTGACGCCGCAGACCGCGATGATGCAGAAGCTGACGATGTACATCTTCCCGCTGGGTGTGCTCGTCTTCGGCGCGTTCTTCCCGATCGGTCTGCTCTTCTACTGGCTGGCGAACAACGGCTGGACCCTGATGCAGCAGCGCCTGGTGTACACGCGCATCGACAAGGAAGAGGCGGCGCGCAAGGCCGAGGCGGCGGAGAAGCGCAACTCGCTGGCGCCGCGCCCGGGCGCCAAGCCGAAGCCGGGCCAGAAGCCGGCGCAGCAGCAGAAGAAGGCGACCGACGACGAAGCCCCGGCCGAGACGTCGTCGAGCGACGGCCAACCGGCGACGGGGCAGAACAAGCCGGGCTCGAAGGCCGGCTCGCCGCACCGGTTCCCGCAGCAGGGACCTCGCCCGCAGAACGGCTCGGCGCAGAAGCGCAAGAAGCCTTCGCAGGGCGGCAAGAACTCAGGACAGAAGGGCTCGGGGCAGAAGCGCCGCTGA
- a CDS encoding LysR family transcriptional regulator, whose product MIDLRRLRVLRVLADHGTVTAAAHALHLTPSAVSQQLRLLAKEVGVDLLRHEGRRVRLTPAAVVLLEHADSLFAQWERARADLTAGDERGTVRLCGVSSAVAALLTPAAARLRADHPRLTTRVLEEESADCYELLLAEEADIAVVLPTPEAPPAGDPRFTQWPLLDDPQDLLVPAGHPLARQDAVELADAAREPWIVKPRNNDTYTLLQVACAAAGFTPRIAHEAKEWFAVSALVSAGFGVCLVPRLAPLPPQHEVVRIPLRGNPRPSRRIVGCVRRGSEGQWPIARAIVAIEAVCAGRVTDERAV is encoded by the coding sequence ATGATCGACCTGAGACGTCTCCGCGTCCTCCGCGTGCTCGCCGACCACGGCACCGTGACGGCGGCCGCGCACGCGCTGCACCTGACCCCGTCCGCGGTGTCGCAGCAGCTGCGGTTGCTGGCCAAGGAGGTCGGCGTCGACCTGCTGCGGCACGAGGGCAGGCGGGTGCGGTTGACCCCCGCCGCGGTGGTCCTGCTCGAGCACGCGGATTCCCTGTTCGCGCAATGGGAACGCGCGCGCGCCGATCTGACCGCCGGCGACGAGAGGGGAACCGTCCGGCTGTGCGGTGTCTCGTCCGCGGTCGCGGCGTTGCTGACGCCCGCGGCCGCGCGGCTGCGGGCGGACCACCCCCGCCTCACGACGCGCGTACTGGAAGAGGAGAGCGCGGACTGCTACGAACTGCTGCTCGCCGAAGAAGCCGACATCGCCGTCGTGCTGCCGACACCGGAAGCACCGCCGGCCGGCGATCCGCGCTTCACGCAGTGGCCGCTGCTCGACGATCCGCAGGACCTCCTCGTCCCGGCGGGACATCCGCTGGCGCGTCAGGACGCGGTCGAACTCGCCGACGCCGCGCGCGAACCGTGGATCGTCAAGCCGCGCAACAACGACACGTACACGCTCCTCCAGGTCGCCTGCGCCGCCGCGGGTTTCACGCCGCGGATCGCGCACGAGGCGAAGGAGTGGTTCGCCGTGTCCGCCCTCGTCTCCGCCGGGTTCGGGGTGTGCCTCGTGCCGCGGCTCGCGCCGCTGCCACCCCAGCACGAGGTAGTCCGGATTCCCTTGCGCGGCAACCCACGTCCGTCACGTCGGATCGTCGGGTGCGTGCGGCGGGGCAGCGAGGGGCAGTGGCCGATCGCGCGCGCGATCGTGGCGATCGAAGCGGTGTGCGCCGGGCGCGTCACTGACGAGCGCGCTGTTTGA
- the dnaN gene encoding DNA polymerase III subunit beta, which yields MKIRVERDGLADAVAWVARSLPSRPPVPVLGGVLLDAGSDGSTDALTVSGFDYEVSATVGVPATIADGGRLLVSGRLLADITKALPAQPVEISVDGSRASITCGSARFSLPTMPVEDYPQLPAQPTFAGEVAGEAFGQAVTQVAVAAGKDDTLPMLTGMRLEISGNSLTLVATDRFRLAMREFAWEPAEGLADAAVLVPARTLAEAAKSLGTAGNKVSVGLASGEGLLGLSGNGRYTTTRLLDAEFPPYRQLLPNQHSSRAVIEVSPLSEAIKRVSLVAERGTQVRLEFGDNSLRLSAGGDDEGSAEEELPVEYEGEPVTIAFNPGYLVDGLGALHHDRAELTFTTPNRPALIKPADEQGQVVPGYLYLLMPVRLPG from the coding sequence ATGAAGATCCGCGTCGAACGCGACGGGCTCGCGGACGCCGTCGCGTGGGTGGCACGCAGCCTGCCGTCGAGGCCACCGGTCCCCGTCCTGGGCGGTGTCCTGCTCGACGCCGGATCCGACGGGTCGACCGACGCGCTCACCGTCTCCGGCTTCGACTACGAGGTCTCGGCCACGGTCGGCGTCCCGGCGACCATCGCCGACGGGGGGCGGCTGCTCGTGTCCGGACGGTTGCTCGCCGACATCACCAAGGCGCTCCCGGCCCAGCCGGTCGAGATCTCCGTCGACGGCTCCCGCGCGTCCATCACCTGCGGCAGCGCCCGGTTCAGCCTGCCGACCATGCCGGTCGAGGACTACCCGCAGCTGCCGGCCCAGCCGACTTTCGCCGGTGAGGTCGCGGGCGAGGCGTTCGGCCAGGCCGTCACCCAGGTCGCCGTCGCCGCGGGCAAGGACGACACCCTGCCGATGCTGACCGGCATGCGGCTGGAGATCTCCGGCAACTCGCTGACCCTGGTCGCCACCGACCGCTTCCGCCTGGCGATGCGCGAGTTCGCGTGGGAGCCGGCCGAGGGGCTGGCCGACGCCGCGGTGCTGGTCCCGGCGCGCACCCTCGCCGAGGCGGCCAAGTCGCTCGGCACCGCGGGCAACAAGGTGTCGGTCGGCCTCGCCAGCGGCGAAGGCCTGCTCGGCCTGTCCGGCAACGGCCGCTACACGACCACCCGCCTGCTCGACGCCGAGTTCCCGCCATACCGGCAGCTCCTCCCGAACCAGCACTCCTCCCGCGCGGTGATCGAGGTGTCCCCGCTGTCGGAGGCGATCAAACGCGTGTCGCTCGTCGCCGAGCGGGGTACTCAGGTGCGGCTGGAGTTCGGTGACAACTCGCTGCGCCTGTCGGCCGGCGGCGACGACGAGGGCAGCGCCGAAGAGGAGCTGCCGGTGGAGTACGAGGGCGAGCCGGTGACCATCGCGTTCAACCCCGGTTACCTCGTCGACGGTCTCGGCGCGCTGCACCACGACCGGGCCGAGCTGACCTTCACCACCCCGAACCGTCCGGCTTTGATCAAGCCGGCCGACGAGCAGGGCCAGGTCGTTCCTGGTTACCTCTATCTACTGATGCCGGTCCGCCTACCCGGCTGA
- a CDS encoding ParB/RepB/Spo0J family partition protein, producing the protein MTERRGGLGRGLAALIPTGPPAGENAPTAQARPEKPSRNGEKDWFAANSEVAPSGEVAGAVYREIPTSAVKPNPKQPRQVFDPDALAELEHSIREFGLMQPIVVRELGDGEYELVMGERRLRASQRAELEHIPAIVRQTADEAMLRDALLENIHRVQLNPLEEAAAYQQLLDEFEVTHEELASRIGRSRPVITNTIRLLKLPLPVQRRVAAGVLSAGHARALLSLDDPEAQEELATRIVAEGLSVRATEEAVTLKKSEGPAKPKAAPRKPMQAPGLQDLANRLSDTFDTRVKVDLGRRKGRIVVEFGSVDDLERIVALMDPNRANRAVETDG; encoded by the coding sequence ATGACCGAACGCAGGGGTGGTCTTGGCCGCGGCCTGGCCGCGTTGATCCCGACCGGGCCGCCCGCCGGGGAGAACGCCCCGACCGCTCAGGCCCGTCCGGAGAAGCCGTCCCGCAACGGCGAAAAGGACTGGTTCGCGGCCAACAGCGAGGTCGCCCCCAGTGGTGAGGTGGCCGGCGCTGTCTACCGCGAGATCCCGACCAGCGCGGTCAAGCCCAACCCGAAGCAGCCGCGGCAGGTCTTCGACCCGGATGCGCTCGCCGAGCTGGAGCACTCGATCCGCGAGTTCGGCCTCATGCAGCCGATCGTGGTGCGTGAACTCGGTGATGGCGAGTACGAGCTCGTCATGGGCGAGCGCCGGCTGCGCGCGTCCCAGCGGGCCGAGCTCGAACACATCCCGGCGATCGTCCGGCAGACCGCCGACGAGGCGATGCTGCGCGACGCCCTCCTCGAGAACATCCACCGGGTCCAGCTGAACCCGCTCGAGGAGGCCGCCGCCTACCAGCAGCTGCTCGACGAGTTCGAGGTGACCCACGAGGAACTCGCCTCGCGCATCGGCCGCAGCCGTCCCGTCATCACCAACACCATCCGCCTGCTCAAGCTCCCCCTCCCCGTCCAGCGCCGCGTCGCGGCCGGGGTCCTGTCGGCTGGGCACGCCCGCGCGTTGCTCTCGCTCGACGACCCCGAGGCGCAGGAGGAGCTGGCGACCCGGATCGTGGCCGAGGGTCTGTCGGTCCGGGCGACCGAGGAGGCGGTGACGCTCAAGAAGAGCGAGGGGCCGGCCAAGCCCAAAGCCGCTCCCCGCAAGCCGATGCAGGCACCCGGTCTGCAGGATCTGGCCAACCGGCTGTCGGACACCTTCGACACCCGCGTCAAGGTCGACCTCGGCCGGCGGAAGGGCCGCATCGTCGTCGAGTTCGGCTCCGTTGACGATCTGGAACGGATCGTCGCCCTCATGGACCCGAATCGGGCAAATCGGGCGGTCGAAACGGATGGGTGA
- a CDS encoding ParA family protein translates to MTPPASDWTPIAEEAERAARVLHPEPNSLPRPDQRRVLTVANQKGGVGKTTSAVNLAAALAVHGLKTLVIDLDPQGNASTALNVDHRSGTPSIYDVLLGDLPLGEAMAVSEQSPNLFCVPATIDLAGAEIELVEVASRESRLKEALAGDVVNELGMDYVFIDCPPSLGLLTVNAMVAAREVLIPIQCEYYALEGLGQLLSNIELVQKHLNPSLAVSTILLTMYDGRTKLADQVTAEVRDHFGDVVLKTVIPRNVKVSEAPSYGQTVLAYDPGSRGAMSYVDAAREIAERGSSNGSRRGTL, encoded by the coding sequence GTGACCCCGCCTGCGTCAGACTGGACCCCCATTGCCGAAGAGGCCGAGCGCGCCGCTCGCGTGTTGCACCCGGAACCCAACTCCCTCCCCCGGCCCGATCAGCGCCGCGTCCTCACGGTCGCCAACCAGAAGGGCGGCGTCGGGAAGACGACGAGCGCGGTCAACCTCGCCGCGGCCCTCGCGGTCCACGGCCTCAAGACCCTCGTCATCGACCTCGACCCGCAGGGCAACGCCAGCACCGCCCTCAACGTCGACCACCGCTCCGGTACCCCCTCCATCTACGACGTGCTCCTCGGTGACCTCCCCCTTGGCGAGGCGATGGCCGTCAGCGAGCAGTCCCCCAACCTGTTCTGCGTCCCGGCCACCATCGACCTCGCCGGCGCCGAGATCGAACTCGTCGAGGTGGCTTCCCGCGAATCGCGGCTCAAGGAGGCGCTCGCCGGGGACGTCGTCAACGAGCTGGGCATGGACTACGTCTTCATCGACTGCCCGCCGTCGCTCGGCCTCCTCACGGTGAACGCGATGGTCGCGGCGCGCGAGGTCCTCATCCCGATCCAGTGCGAGTACTACGCACTCGAAGGCCTCGGACAGCTCCTCAGCAACATCGAGCTCGTGCAGAAGCACCTCAACCCCAGCCTGGCCGTCTCGACGATCCTCCTCACCATGTACGACGGCCGCACCAAGCTGGCCGACCAGGTGACCGCCGAGGTGCGCGACCACTTCGGCGACGTCGTCCTCAAGACCGTCATCCCCCGCAACGTCAAGGTGTCCGAGGCGCCCAGCTACGGCCAGACCGTCCTGGCATACGACCCGGGCTCGCGGGGCGCGATGAGCTACGTCGACGCGGCACGGGAGATCGCGGAGCGCGGCAGCAGCAATGGATCGAGGAGGGGCACGTTATGA
- the rpmH gene encoding 50S ribosomal protein L34, protein MSKGKRTFQPNNRRRARTHGFRLRMRTRAGRAILSARRRKGREKLSA, encoded by the coding sequence GTGAGCAAGGGTAAGCGCACCTTCCAGCCGAACAACCGTCGACGCGCCCGGACCCACGGGTTCCGGCTGCGGATGCGTACCCGTGCCGGTCGCGCCATCCTGTCGGCCCGCCGTCGCAAGGGCCGCGAGAAGCTGTCCGCCTGA
- the dnaA gene encoding chromosomal replication initiator protein DnaA, giving the protein MSEHQLNLGVVWDQVVRELSDGTLSPQQRAWMRVTRPIGLLDGTALLAAPSDFAKEAIERALRDPITHALSRRLGRPVSLAVKVDTAEVSPPPPPPPVPYPSPARVETAPVGVTEIPVMPPKMPQMPPLDDGLLPPLRQVRAHRPEPVKAALPEDDGDEEVDEEGEALAAAHEIWPMFSGQPSAGQPYTAPAQPETSKTRLNEKYTFDTFVIGASNRFAHAAAFAVAEAPSRAYNPLFIWGESGLGKTHLLHAVGHYAQRLFPGMRVRYVSTEEFTNDFINSLRDDRKVAFQRRYRDIDILLVDDIQFLEGKEGTQEEFFHTFNTLHNSNKQIVVSSDRPPKRLETLEDRLRTRFEWGLITDIQPPELETRIAILRKKAAQDRLAVPGDVLEFIASRVEANIRELEGALIRVTAFASLNQQPVDVSLAEIVLRDLIPDSQAPEISAPTIMATTAEFFDVTVDDLCGPGKTKALATARQIAMYLCRELTDMSLPKIGQTFGGRDHTTVMHADKKIRKEMAERRRIYDQVQELTARIKQRARQ; this is encoded by the coding sequence GTGTCCGAGCACCAGTTGAACCTGGGCGTGGTCTGGGACCAAGTGGTCCGGGAGCTGTCGGACGGCACACTCTCGCCTCAGCAGCGAGCCTGGATGCGGGTCACCCGCCCGATCGGTCTGCTCGACGGAACCGCCCTGCTCGCCGCCCCGAGCGACTTCGCCAAGGAAGCGATCGAGCGGGCCCTGCGCGACCCGATCACCCACGCGCTCTCGCGCCGCCTCGGCCGCCCGGTCTCGCTTGCCGTGAAGGTCGACACCGCGGAGGTCAGCCCGCCGCCCCCGCCACCTCCCGTGCCCTACCCGTCACCCGCCCGGGTGGAAACCGCTCCGGTCGGGGTGACCGAGATCCCGGTCATGCCGCCGAAGATGCCGCAGATGCCGCCGCTCGACGACGGTCTCCTGCCGCCGCTGCGTCAGGTGCGCGCCCACCGGCCGGAACCGGTGAAGGCGGCCCTGCCCGAGGACGACGGTGACGAGGAAGTCGACGAAGAGGGCGAGGCACTGGCCGCCGCGCACGAGATCTGGCCGATGTTCTCCGGCCAGCCGAGCGCCGGCCAGCCCTACACCGCCCCCGCGCAGCCGGAGACGTCGAAGACCCGGCTGAACGAGAAGTACACGTTCGACACGTTCGTCATCGGCGCGTCCAACCGCTTCGCGCACGCGGCCGCGTTCGCCGTCGCCGAAGCACCGTCCCGCGCGTACAACCCGCTGTTCATCTGGGGCGAGTCGGGGCTGGGCAAGACGCACCTGCTGCACGCGGTCGGGCATTACGCGCAGCGGCTGTTCCCGGGGATGCGCGTGCGCTACGTCTCGACCGAAGAGTTCACCAACGACTTCATCAACTCGCTGCGCGACGACCGCAAAGTCGCGTTCCAGCGGCGCTACCGCGACATCGACATCCTGCTGGTCGACGACATCCAGTTCCTGGAGGGCAAGGAAGGCACCCAGGAGGAGTTCTTCCACACCTTCAACACGCTGCACAACTCGAACAAGCAGATCGTGGTGTCCTCGGACCGGCCGCCGAAGCGGCTGGAAACCTTGGAGGACCGGCTGCGCACGCGGTTCGAGTGGGGCCTGATCACCGACATCCAGCCGCCCGAACTGGAAACGCGCATCGCGATCCTGCGCAAGAAGGCGGCGCAGGACCGGCTCGCGGTGCCGGGCGACGTGCTCGAGTTCATCGCCTCGCGCGTCGAGGCGAACATCCGCGAGCTGGAAGGCGCTCTCATCCGCGTCACCGCGTTCGCGTCGCTGAACCAGCAGCCGGTGGACGTCAGCCTCGCGGAAATCGTGCTGCGCGACCTGATCCCGGATTCGCAGGCTCCGGAGATCAGCGCGCCGACGATCATGGCGACGACGGCCGAGTTCTTCGACGTGACGGTCGACGACCTGTGCGGCCCGGGCAAGACGAAAGCGCTCGCCACGGCGCGGCAGATCGCGATGTACCTGTGCCGTGAGCTGACGGACATGTCGCTGCCGAAGATCGGGCAGACGTTCGGCGGTCGAGACCACACGACGGTCATGCACGCGGACAAGAAGATCCGCAAGGAGATGGCCGAGCGCCGGCGGATCTACGACCAGGTGCAGGAGCTGACCGCGCGCATCAAACAGCGCGCTCGTCAGTGA
- a CDS encoding Jag family protein, translating to MAETVEAIDADDEAPAVEESGSSTEDLLVREGDIAGDYLERLLDLLDYDGDIDLDVESGRAIVSIDGGDDLEKLVGGRGQVLEALQELTRLAVQQETGTRSRLMLDIAGWRAGRRAELTELGRTTAETVKATGEKVRLQPMSPFERKVVHDAVAAVGGVKSESEGEEPKRRVVVMLDA from the coding sequence ATGGCGGAGACGGTCGAAGCGATCGACGCTGACGACGAGGCGCCCGCTGTGGAGGAGTCGGGTTCCTCGACGGAGGACCTGCTGGTCCGCGAAGGCGACATCGCCGGTGATTACCTCGAGCGGCTGCTGGATCTGCTCGACTACGACGGGGACATCGACCTCGACGTGGAGAGCGGCCGGGCGATCGTGAGCATCGACGGTGGCGACGACCTGGAGAAGCTCGTCGGCGGCCGCGGCCAGGTGCTCGAGGCGCTGCAGGAACTGACGCGGCTCGCGGTGCAGCAGGAGACCGGCACGCGGAGCCGGCTGATGCTCGACATCGCGGGCTGGCGTGCCGGACGTCGCGCCGAGCTGACCGAGCTGGGTCGCACGACCGCCGAGACGGTGAAGGCGACCGGCGAGAAGGTCCGGCTGCAGCCGATGAGCCCGTTCGAGCGCAAAGTCGTGCACGACGCGGTTGCGGCCGTGGGGGGCGTCAAGAGCGAGAGCGAGGGCGAAGAGCCCAAGCGGCGCGTGGTGGTGATGCTGGACGCGTAG
- the rnpA gene encoding ribonuclease P protein component has product MLPRAARLRRSEDFRDVMRRGARAGRRRLVVHAVQSTDPSAGTPRAGFVVSKSVGNSVVRHRVSRRLRHLVLQRLGTVPPGSSLVVRALPPAATASSAELGADLDAALKRLSLLPGRPSDGPAQPRPDTAADTRGHAGE; this is encoded by the coding sequence GTGCTGCCCCGTGCCGCCCGCTTGCGGCGCAGTGAGGACTTCCGCGACGTCATGCGCAGGGGTGCTCGGGCAGGCCGGCGCCGCCTCGTGGTGCACGCGGTGCAGTCCACCGACCCGTCCGCGGGAACGCCGCGGGCGGGTTTTGTGGTGAGCAAATCCGTCGGCAACTCGGTGGTCCGCCACCGGGTGAGCCGTCGTCTGCGGCACCTCGTCCTGCAGCGTCTCGGAACCGTGCCGCCCGGCAGTTCGTTGGTCGTGAGGGCCCTGCCGCCGGCGGCCACCGCGTCCAGCGCCGAACTCGGTGCCGATCTGGACGCGGCGCTGAAACGGCTGAGCCTGCTCCCGGGCCGCCCGTCGGACGGCCCGGCGCAACCCCGGCCGGACACGGCCGCGGACACGAGGGGCCACGCCGGTGAATGA